A stretch of Gymnodinialimonas phycosphaerae DNA encodes these proteins:
- the rocF gene encoding arginase, producing the protein MLRNECYVRLKECQMKQITLLGVPMEEGAGRRGCVMGPAAYRTAGLREELCALEYDVDDLGDVTPSPVTDIATGHTHLKYLPDVAGWTRALHAHAHTLAQKDSIPIYMGGDHALSLGTVTGHVAAAADLGRPQYVLWLDAHSDFNTPQTSPSGNMHGMPLAFACGLPGFPDLLGKPLPATLDPKKLCLLGLRSVDGGERALLQASGARAHDMRAIDERGVAALLSPFLDAVARTNGLLHVSLDVDFIEPDIAPAVGTTVPGGATFREAHLIMEMLHDSSLLTSLDLVELNPFLDDRGRTARLMVDLTASLFGRRVLDRFTSSY; encoded by the coding sequence ATGTTACGCAACGAGTGCTACGTGCGGTTGAAGGAATGCCAGATGAAACAGATCACCCTCCTCGGCGTGCCGATGGAAGAGGGCGCGGGGCGGCGCGGCTGTGTCATGGGGCCAGCGGCCTACCGCACCGCTGGCCTGCGAGAAGAGCTTTGCGCGCTGGAGTACGACGTGGACGATCTGGGCGATGTCACCCCGTCCCCCGTCACGGACATTGCGACCGGGCACACCCATCTGAAGTACCTGCCCGACGTCGCGGGCTGGACCCGCGCGCTTCACGCCCACGCTCATACCTTGGCCCAAAAGGACAGCATCCCGATCTACATGGGCGGCGATCATGCGCTAAGCTTGGGAACAGTCACGGGCCACGTCGCCGCCGCCGCCGACCTCGGCCGTCCGCAATACGTGCTGTGGCTGGATGCGCATTCCGATTTCAATACGCCCCAGACCTCCCCCAGCGGCAACATGCACGGCATGCCGCTGGCCTTTGCCTGCGGTCTCCCCGGTTTTCCGGACCTTCTTGGCAAGCCGCTGCCAGCGACGCTCGACCCCAAGAAGCTGTGCCTTCTGGGCCTGCGGTCGGTGGACGGCGGAGAAAGGGCGCTGCTGCAAGCCTCGGGCGCGCGCGCCCACGACATGCGCGCAATCGATGAACGCGGCGTGGCGGCCCTGCTCTCGCCCTTCCTCGACGCGGTCGCGCGGACAAACGGCTTGCTGCACGTCAGCCTGGATGTCGATTTCATCGAGCCCGACATCGCCCCCGCCGTCGGCACGACCGTTCCCGGCGGGGCCACCTTCCGCGAGGCGCATCTGATCATGGAGATGTTGCACGACAGCAGCCTTCTGACGTCGCTGGATCTGGTGGAACTGAACCCGTTTCTTGATGATCGCGGCCGCACCGCACGCCTGATGGTGGATCTGACCGCCAGCCTTTTCGGGCGCCGAGTGCTCGACCGTTTCACATCCAGTTACTGA
- a CDS encoding Lrp/AsnC family transcriptional regulator produces MQAFDKLDRDLITILREDGRAPVAKLATLLGVSRATVQNRLDRLLDTGAVLGFTIRALEDVGSDGVRAIMMIEVAGQSTAKTIRSLRGLPELRQLHSTNGKWDLVAHMTAASLADFDRVLREVREVEGIVNSETSILLSSI; encoded by the coding sequence ATGCAAGCCTTCGATAAACTCGACCGCGACCTGATCACCATCCTGCGCGAGGACGGTCGCGCGCCCGTGGCGAAACTCGCCACGCTTCTGGGCGTCTCGCGCGCCACGGTGCAGAACCGGCTGGACCGGCTATTGGATACCGGTGCCGTTCTAGGCTTCACCATCCGTGCGCTGGAGGATGTGGGCAGCGACGGCGTCCGGGCGATCATGATGATCGAGGTCGCAGGCCAATCCACCGCCAAGACCATCCGCAGCCTGCGCGGCCTGCCGGAGTTGCGGCAACTGCATTCGACGAACGGCAAATGGGATCTGGTTGCCCATATGACGGCGGCATCCCTGGCCGACTTCGACCGGGTCCTGCGCGAGGTGCGTGAGGTCGAGGGGATCGTGAACAGCGAAACCTCGATCCTGCTCAGTTCCATCTAG
- a CDS encoding bifunctional 2',3'-cyclic-nucleotide 2'-phosphodiesterase/3'-nucleotidase produces MPILFDRRAFLASTAGLVALHPFSLRAQAGQAHLRIMETTDIHVHVYPYDYYGDRPVDTVGLARTASLIDGVRAESTNSILLDNGDFLQGNPMGDYMAYERGMSEGDVHPMIAAMNTLGYEASTLGNHEFNYGLSFLMNSVAGAAFPVVCANVATGMGASATDDTTLVPPYVMIDRTLTDGAGETHPIRIGVIGFVPPQIMTWDRRHLEGNVEVRDIVASAQAYVPQMREDGAEIIIALSHSGIGAADHSDMMENASIPLAGVDGIDVILTGHHHRVFPGPDYADTPGVDTEAGTIMGKPGVMAGFWGSHMGLVDLMLERDGNTWRIASHTSEARPISRREEDRSVTPLVESDAEVLASVEAEHEATLAYIRAEVGQTDAPLHSYFALVADDPSVQIVSNAQTWYIAQMMAGTEHEGLPILSAAAPFKAGGRGGPEYYTDVAAGPIAIKNVADLYLYPNTVRAVRITGAEVREWLERSAGMFNQITPGEVDQVLLNPDFPSYNFDVIDGVAYQIDLSQPSRYNNDGEVVNPDAHRIINLTYEGEPIDEAQEFIVATNNYRAGGGGSFPGASPETTIFEGPDTNRDVIVRYIVEQGTVSPSADANWTFAPMEGTSVLFDTGPAAAQFMDGAEGVSIEAAGDGPDGFARYRIAL; encoded by the coding sequence ATGCCGATTCTATTTGACCGCCGCGCTTTCCTGGCCTCGACCGCTGGGCTTGTGGCCCTCCACCCGTTTTCCCTGCGCGCCCAGGCGGGACAGGCACACCTGCGGATCATGGAGACGACGGATATCCACGTCCACGTCTACCCCTACGACTACTATGGCGACCGCCCCGTCGATACCGTGGGCCTTGCGCGCACGGCGTCCTTGATTGACGGCGTACGGGCGGAATCCACCAACTCCATCCTTCTGGACAACGGTGATTTCCTGCAAGGCAACCCGATGGGCGACTACATGGCCTACGAGCGGGGCATGTCCGAGGGCGATGTCCACCCGATGATCGCCGCAATGAATACGCTGGGGTATGAGGCCTCGACCCTTGGCAACCACGAATTCAACTACGGACTGTCGTTCCTGATGAATTCTGTCGCCGGCGCGGCCTTCCCTGTCGTATGCGCGAACGTTGCCACGGGCATGGGGGCCAGCGCCACGGATGACACGACCCTGGTGCCGCCCTATGTGATGATCGATCGGACGCTGACCGATGGCGCGGGCGAAACGCATCCGATCCGCATCGGCGTGATCGGTTTCGTGCCGCCCCAGATCATGACCTGGGACCGCCGCCATCTGGAAGGCAACGTCGAGGTTCGCGATATCGTGGCGAGCGCGCAGGCTTACGTTCCGCAAATGCGCGAAGACGGCGCCGAGATCATCATCGCGCTGAGCCATTCCGGCATCGGGGCGGCAGATCATTCCGACATGATGGAGAACGCGTCCATCCCGCTGGCGGGCGTTGATGGGATCGACGTGATCCTGACCGGCCACCATCACCGTGTGTTCCCTGGCCCGGACTATGCCGACACCCCCGGTGTCGATACCGAGGCGGGGACAATCATGGGCAAACCGGGCGTCATGGCCGGGTTCTGGGGCAGTCACATGGGGCTGGTCGACCTGATGCTGGAGCGTGATGGCAATACCTGGCGCATCGCGTCGCACACGTCCGAGGCACGACCGATCTCGCGTCGCGAGGAAGACCGTTCCGTGACGCCACTGGTGGAAAGCGATGCCGAAGTTCTGGCCTCCGTCGAGGCCGAACATGAGGCCACGCTGGCCTATATCCGCGCCGAAGTGGGCCAGACCGATGCACCGCTGCACAGCTATTTCGCGCTGGTCGCCGATGATCCCTCGGTCCAGATCGTGTCAAACGCGCAGACCTGGTACATCGCCCAGATGATGGCGGGGACGGAACACGAAGGCCTGCCGATCCTGTCTGCGGCCGCCCCCTTCAAGGCAGGCGGGCGCGGGGGGCCGGAGTATTACACCGACGTCGCCGCCGGGCCGATTGCGATCAAGAACGTGGCCGATCTGTACCTTTATCCCAACACCGTGCGCGCCGTGCGCATCACCGGGGCGGAGGTGCGCGAATGGCTGGAACGCAGCGCGGGGATGTTCAACCAGATCACACCGGGCGAGGTCGATCAGGTGCTGCTGAACCCTGATTTCCCCTCCTACAACTTCGATGTGATCGACGGGGTCGCCTACCAGATCGATCTGTCGCAACCCTCTCGCTACAACAACGACGGTGAGGTGGTGAACCCGGATGCGCATCGGATCATCAACCTGACCTACGAGGGAGAACCCATTGACGAGGCACAGGAATTCATCGTCGCCACAAACAACTACCGCGCGGGCGGCGGCGGCAGTTTCCCCGGCGCTTCGCCCGAGACGACCATCTTCGAAGGGCCCGATACCAACCGCGACGTGATCGTGCGCTACATCGTCGAACAGGGCACCGTCAGCCCCTCTGCCGACGCTAACTGGACCTTCGCGCCGATGGAGGGCACCAGCGTTCTCTTCGACACGGGGCCTGCGGCGGCGCAGTTCATGGACGGGGCCGAGGGCGTTTCGATCGAGGCGGCAGGTGACGGGCCAGACGGTTTCGCCCGCTACCGCATCGCGCTGTAA
- a CDS encoding sulfurtransferase/chromate resistance protein, with product MASYNEISTPTLARLIGTPDCPVLLDVRLDDDVDDDPRLIPGAVRHPFADVVDLVPALAGRSVVVYCQKGLKISQGAAALLRAAGIRAEVLEGGHVAWRDAGLPMVPLEKLPPRDPQGRTRWVTRHRPKIDRIACPWLIRRFIDPDAQFLFVAPSQVTNVAERFSATPFDITDTFWSHRGGACTFDTMIAELGLSSPALERLATIVRGADTNAHDLAPEAAGLLAASLGLSRMFRDDLEQLEAGMTLYDAFFRWARDAVDGGHDWPGTPGSRIGKGA from the coding sequence ATGGCGTCATATAACGAGATTTCCACCCCCACGTTGGCCCGGCTGATCGGCACGCCCGATTGCCCCGTGCTGCTTGACGTTCGCCTTGACGACGATGTCGACGATGACCCCCGCTTGATCCCCGGCGCCGTGCGGCATCCGTTCGCCGATGTGGTGGATCTAGTCCCTGCGCTGGCCGGTCGCTCTGTCGTGGTTTATTGCCAAAAGGGCCTCAAGATCAGCCAAGGGGCGGCGGCCTTGCTGCGCGCCGCTGGTATCCGCGCCGAGGTGCTGGAGGGCGGGCACGTCGCGTGGCGCGACGCCGGCCTGCCGATGGTGCCGTTGGAAAAGTTGCCGCCCCGCGATCCGCAGGGACGGACGCGTTGGGTCACCCGCCACCGACCCAAGATCGACCGCATCGCCTGCCCTTGGCTGATCCGGCGCTTCATCGATCCGGATGCGCAATTCCTTTTCGTAGCCCCCTCTCAAGTCACAAACGTGGCCGAGCGCTTCAGCGCAACGCCTTTTGACATTACTGATACCTTCTGGAGCCATCGCGGCGGCGCCTGCACGTTCGACACGATGATTGCCGAGCTTGGCCTTTCCAGCCCGGCTCTTGAACGACTTGCCACAATCGTGCGCGGCGCCGATACCAACGCCCACGATCTGGCACCGGAGGCCGCCGGCCTTCTGGCCGCTTCCCTGGGCCTGTCACGAATGTTTCGCGATGATCTGGAACAACTGGAGGCAGGCATGACGCTCTACGACGCCTTCTTCCGCTGGGCGCGAGATGCCGTGGACGGGGGCCACGATTGGCCCGGCACACCGGGAAGCAGAATAGGCAAGGGAGCGTAG
- the chrA gene encoding chromate efflux transporter yields MNANTRPSLADATRVWARIGLLSFGGPAAQIALMHKEVVEARGWLSERQFLNALSFCMLLPGPEAMQLATYAGWRLHGTLGGLIAGLLFVLPGAVVIMALAAVYALFGDVPLVAALFYGVKAAVLVIVVEALLRVGRKALSRRAHWVIAALAFIGIFFFTVPYPVIVLLAALVGAAIGASTEAPQITDMTHVSARKTLATIALWLAIWVLPLAALMALGAPQLLVEVGQFFSTLAVVTFGGAYAVLAYMAQDVVVQFGWLSAGEMVDALGLAETTPGPLILVTQFVGFLAGFKEGGLVLGFSAALVALWVTFAPCFLWIFAGAPYIEWISNQPRLKGALDAITAAVVGVILNLSIWFALHVLFAEVQPIHVGPLILWQPTLATIEWLALGLFALSGVLAFRLRWGILRILLVASVLGAALRLLL; encoded by the coding sequence ATGAATGCCAACACCCGCCCCTCCCTTGCGGACGCTACCCGCGTCTGGGCCAGGATCGGCCTTTTGTCGTTTGGCGGGCCTGCGGCACAAATCGCTCTGATGCATAAAGAGGTGGTCGAGGCGCGCGGCTGGCTGTCAGAGCGCCAGTTCCTCAACGCGCTGAGTTTTTGCATGTTGTTGCCGGGGCCTGAGGCGATGCAGCTTGCCACCTATGCCGGGTGGCGTCTGCATGGGACGCTTGGCGGGTTGATTGCGGGCTTGTTGTTCGTGCTGCCCGGCGCCGTCGTTATCATGGCACTGGCCGCGGTCTATGCTCTCTTTGGTGACGTCCCCTTGGTTGCGGCGCTGTTTTACGGCGTGAAGGCGGCGGTCCTCGTGATCGTGGTCGAGGCGCTCTTGCGTGTGGGCCGCAAAGCCTTGTCGCGTCGCGCCCATTGGGTCATCGCGGCGCTGGCCTTCATCGGGATCTTCTTTTTTACGGTGCCTTACCCGGTGATCGTTCTGCTTGCGGCCCTTGTCGGCGCGGCCATCGGCGCGTCTACCGAGGCCCCGCAGATCACCGACATGACCCATGTCTCTGCGCGCAAGACGCTTGCCACCATCGCCCTTTGGTTGGCGATCTGGGTTCTGCCCCTCGCGGCGCTCATGGCCCTTGGCGCGCCGCAACTGCTTGTCGAGGTTGGTCAATTCTTCTCGACCCTGGCGGTCGTCACCTTTGGTGGCGCCTATGCTGTCTTGGCTTACATGGCTCAGGACGTGGTGGTTCAGTTCGGCTGGCTCAGCGCGGGCGAGATGGTCGATGCCCTGGGCCTTGCCGAGACCACCCCCGGCCCCCTCATTCTTGTAACCCAATTCGTGGGTTTTCTGGCGGGGTTCAAGGAGGGGGGCCTGGTCTTGGGCTTCTCTGCCGCCCTCGTCGCCCTGTGGGTCACCTTCGCGCCCTGCTTCCTTTGGATCTTCGCTGGCGCGCCGTATATCGAGTGGATTTCCAACCAGCCGCGCCTGAAAGGCGCGCTCGACGCGATCACAGCGGCGGTCGTGGGCGTGATCCTCAACCTGTCGATCTGGTTCGCGCTTCACGTTCTGTTCGCCGAGGTCCAGCCCATACACGTGGGTCCGCTGATCCTGTGGCAACCCACCCTGGCCACCATCGAATGGCTCGCCTTGGGGCTTTTTGCCCTCAGCGGCGTGTTGGCGTTCCGCCTTCGCTGGGGCATCCTGCGGATCCTGCTGGTCGCCTCGGTCTTGGGGGCGGCGCTGCGGTTGCTGCTTTGA
- the nagA gene encoding N-acetylglucosamine-6-phosphate deacetylase, which produces MTDSLQAFIGADIFDGEVRWTDHALIVDGAFIRGIVPEGDVPAGAEVLRLQGGVLCPGFVDLQVNGGGGIMLNDDQSVDTLRVMAAAHARLGATSILPTLITDTPAHTERAIDAVDAAIKQGVAGIIGLHLEGPHLSIARKGAHDPELIRPMDAADLDVLLNAAERLPMLKITVAPETVTPAQIDRLSQAGVLVSLGHSDASFAMCAAAAGAGARCVTHLFNAMSQLTNREPGLVGAALTNGALHAGLIADGVHVHPETLRAAMAAKAGPGRIFLVSDAMAVAGSDRTEFLLNGRKIIRHDGRLTLDNGTLAGADLDLATAVRNLQAWGVADEDEALAMATSIPGSLCPGRPPLLGHLTRGGRADFLHLSDRALAVWQAGRAVT; this is translated from the coding sequence ATGACAGATTCCCTGCAAGCCTTTATCGGCGCTGACATTTTTGATGGAGAGGTGCGGTGGACAGACCATGCGCTGATCGTCGATGGGGCGTTTATCCGAGGGATCGTGCCAGAGGGCGATGTCCCTGCGGGGGCAGAGGTTCTTCGCCTGCAGGGCGGCGTACTTTGCCCCGGCTTCGTGGATCTGCAAGTCAATGGCGGCGGCGGCATCATGCTAAACGATGACCAAAGCGTCGACACCCTGCGCGTCATGGCCGCCGCCCACGCGCGCCTTGGGGCAACCTCGATCCTGCCGACACTGATCACCGACACCCCCGCCCATACGGAGCGCGCGATCGACGCCGTTGACGCGGCGATCAAGCAAGGCGTGGCGGGCATTATCGGCCTGCACCTGGAAGGGCCGCACCTGTCCATCGCGCGCAAGGGGGCCCATGATCCGGAATTGATCCGGCCCATGGACGCAGCGGATCTGGACGTTCTGCTAAATGCGGCCGAGCGGTTGCCGATGTTGAAGATCACCGTGGCCCCCGAAACCGTCACGCCCGCCCAGATCGACCGGCTTTCACAAGCCGGAGTCCTCGTTTCATTGGGCCACAGCGATGCCTCCTTCGCGATGTGCGCGGCTGCGGCGGGTGCCGGAGCCCGTTGCGTGACACATCTGTTCAACGCCATGAGCCAGCTGACCAACCGCGAGCCAGGCCTGGTGGGCGCAGCGCTGACCAACGGGGCGTTGCATGCGGGGCTGATCGCCGATGGCGTGCACGTCCACCCCGAAACCCTGCGCGCCGCGATGGCCGCGAAAGCAGGCCCCGGGCGGATCTTTCTGGTTAGCGATGCCATGGCGGTCGCAGGGTCGGACCGGACCGAATTTCTGCTCAATGGCCGTAAAATAATCCGCCACGATGGGCGCCTGACCCTCGACAACGGCACACTTGCGGGGGCCGATCTGGACTTGGCAACGGCCGTGCGCAACCTCCAGGCGTGGGGCGTGGCAGACGAAGACGAGGCGCTTGCCATGGCAACGTCGATCCCCGGTTCCCTGTGCCCAGGCAGGCCGCCGCTTCTTGGCCATCTGACCCGCGGCGGGCGGGCGGATTTTCTGCACCTGTCAGACCGGGCTCTGGCCGTATGGCAAGCCGGACGCGCCGTGACATAG
- a CDS encoding SIS domain-containing protein has product MTETLTQMRQEVLEIPDAVERLLSRGTPHIAQIAKAAAEADPRFAVTVARGSSDHVCTFLKYALELELGLPVASIGPSIASIYGAELKLAQSITLSVSQSGQSPDIVAMTAAATKSGSFTVAITNDARARLSTASTQTIDIHAGPERSVAATKTFVTSAVAGLVLLAEWKGCDALRTALRTLPQRLSDATNHDWPELRAAIGPASSLFTLGRGPAWAISNEAALKFKETCQIHAESYSSAEVLHGPVSIVGGGFPVLCFASADAAEASVTEVADQLAAKGAQVFVTSSTADVAHSLPHVRTGHRLTDPLALIVSFYTMIEKVAAERGVNPDAPRHLNKVTQTL; this is encoded by the coding sequence ATGACCGAGACGCTCACCCAAATGCGCCAAGAGGTGTTGGAGATCCCCGACGCGGTGGAGCGGTTGCTGTCACGCGGCACGCCCCACATCGCGCAAATTGCCAAGGCAGCCGCCGAGGCCGATCCCCGCTTTGCCGTGACGGTCGCACGCGGGTCCTCGGACCACGTCTGCACGTTCCTCAAATACGCGTTGGAGTTGGAACTGGGCCTGCCCGTCGCCTCCATCGGGCCGTCCATCGCCTCGATCTACGGCGCAGAGCTGAAGCTTGCGCAGTCGATCACCCTGTCGGTCTCACAGTCCGGCCAAAGCCCCGACATCGTTGCGATGACTGCTGCGGCAACCAAAAGCGGCAGCTTTACCGTCGCCATCACCAATGACGCCCGCGCGCGCTTATCCACGGCCAGCACCCAAACCATTGACATCCACGCAGGCCCCGAGCGGAGCGTCGCAGCGACCAAGACCTTCGTGACCTCTGCCGTTGCAGGCCTTGTTCTACTGGCGGAATGGAAGGGGTGCGACGCCCTCCGCACCGCCCTGCGCACCCTGCCCCAGCGTTTGTCGGACGCGACCAACCACGACTGGCCCGAATTGCGTGCGGCCATTGGCCCTGCCTCTTCACTGTTCACCCTGGGGCGCGGACCAGCTTGGGCGATCTCCAACGAAGCCGCGCTGAAGTTCAAGGAAACCTGCCAGATCCACGCCGAAAGCTATTCCTCCGCAGAAGTGCTGCATGGCCCCGTCTCCATCGTCGGCGGCGGCTTTCCGGTGTTGTGTTTCGCCAGCGCCGACGCGGCGGAGGCCTCCGTCACGGAGGTTGCGGACCAGTTGGCCGCCAAAGGCGCGCAAGTGTTTGTCACCTCGTCCACCGCCGACGTTGCCCATAGCCTGCCCCACGTGCGAACCGGCCACCGGCTGACCGACCCGCTGGCGCTGATCGTGTCCTTCTACACGATGATCGAAAAGGTCGCGGCCGAGCGTGGCGTGAACCCGGACGCCCCGAGGCATCTCAACAAAGTGACCCAAACCCTATGA